AAGGTGAAGCGGCAGCTGGGGGCGTCGCCGCGGTCGCAGCATTCGGTGACCTCGTAGCCCACCACCTCGCTCAGCAGCGCGGCGGCGATGCGGCAGACCTCGGGCTCGTCGTCCACCGCCTCGCGCAGGGGGCAGCCGAAGCCGCGGATGGTGGCCACGCCGCGCGCCACGTGCGCCTCGGCCACGCCGCCCAGCTCCGCCAGCACCGCGACCGCGGCTTCCGCCCGCGCGTGCACCCCGCCGCCCGCGCGCGGGAACGGCTCGGCCAGGCGGCGGCCCACCTCGGCCACCAGCGCGTCCACCTTCTCCGCGGGAAGCGACTGACGCAGCGCCTCGACCAGCGTGCGCAGCACCACGCCGTAGGCGCGGGGAAAGAGGATGTCGGCCTGGGGGGTGAGCGCGTACACGTGCGCGGGCTTGCCCACGCCGCGGCGCACGCCGGTGAGCGCCACCAGGCCGTCGCGCTCCAGCGCGGCCAGGTGCGTGCGCACGGCGTTGTCGGTCAGCGCCAGCTCGTCGGCCAGCTCGTTCACGGTGCGCTCGCGGCGGCGCAGCAGGGTGATCACCCGGCCGCGCGTGCTCCCCAGCAGCCGTTCGTTCCAGCGGTTCGGCACTCGCATGGCCCTCCTTTCCACCGTCGAGTCTAACGCCGCGGAGGGAGCTTGTCTAGTAAGTCAAAGAGTATGTTGACAAATGCGAGGGGGCGATGCACCTTCTCGCTCACGGGGCGAACCGGAAGCATCCACCGGCCGCGCC
The nucleotide sequence above comes from Longimicrobium sp.. Encoded proteins:
- a CDS encoding helix-turn-helix transcriptional regulator — encoded protein: MRVPNRWNERLLGSTRGRVITLLRRRERTVNELADELALTDNAVRTHLAALERDGLVALTGVRRGVGKPAHVYALTPQADILFPRAYGVVLRTLVEALRQSLPAEKVDALVAEVGRRLAEPFPRAGGGVHARAEAAVAVLAELGGVAEAHVARGVATIRGFGCPLREAVDDEPEVCRIAAALLSEVVGYEVTECCDRGDAPSCRFTFAETATA